The Vicia villosa cultivar HV-30 ecotype Madison, WI unplaced genomic scaffold, Vvil1.0 ctg.000044F_1_1, whole genome shotgun sequence genome contains a region encoding:
- the LOC131622838 gene encoding uncharacterized protein LOC131622838, whose protein sequence is MGGWGNGGWIWGDFGLEGNNHSVDVGELRNFVDGSEGRNEGRDGVEWFYNEETDFSVASCYSFLLKRLTPFGPPNKSDEAFGLLWKLEVPFKIKAFGWRLFLNRLPTKDLLLLRGISLPLDNIACSFCGVDLEKCRHTFFVCGVVKRIWNDIASWVGMGNMVEDECLPSFMEWHSFFIFKKVKRCKLGVVWLAVTWCLWLARNGACFRNDGWSVNNIVWNIKFTVWRWSFCGIITVTNYNFYDFCKDPLLFLS, encoded by the coding sequence ATGGGCGGATGGGGTAATGGAGGGTGGATATGGGGTGATTTTGGTTTGGAGGGGAATAACCATTCGGTTGATGTGGGGGAGTTGAGAAATTTCGTGGACGGGTCGGAAGGGCGGAATGAGGGGAGGGATGGGGTGGAGTGGTTCTACAATGAGGAGACGGACTTTTCGGTGGCTTCTTGTTACTCCTTTCTTTTGAAGCGACTCACTCCTTTCGGTCCTCCTAACAAAAGTGACGAAGCTTTTGGCCTTTTGTGGAAATTGGAAgtgcctttcaaaatcaaagctttCGGATGGAGACTTTTTCTCAATAGATTACCTACAAAGGATTTGTTGTTGCTTAGAGGTATCTCTCTTCCTTTAGATAATATTGCTTGTTCCTTTTGTGGTGTTGATTTAGAAAAGTGTAGGCATACTTTTTTTGTTTGTGGGGTGGTTAAAAGGATTTGGAATGATATAGCTTCTTGGGTTGGTATGGGAAATATGGTGGAGGATGAGTGTTTACCAAGTTTTATGGAGTGGCACTCCTTCTTTATATTCAAGAAAGTTAAGAGGTGTAAATTGGGTGTGGTTTGGTTGGCGGTTACTTGGTGTCTTTGGTTAGCTAGAAATGGAGCGTGTTTCCGGAACGATGGTTGGAGCGTCAACAACATCGTTTGGAACATTAAATTCACGGTGTGGAGATGGTCTTTTTGCGGGATTATTACCGTTACCAATTACAATTTTTACGATTTTTGTAAGGACCCTTTGTTGTTCCTTTCGTAA
- the LOC131622780 gene encoding uncharacterized protein LOC131622780 yields MPSQVSQVDAHGHMTEPQLSMNPLSGGYPSSQISNVARPPYPFGLYSNHEPSCYPRDNAGSSRTYGDVEVYRNPVLGSQYRPSMAGNSNMGFPGRPYVDYHESQPFNYSTYGRPYVEYSDFQPELPSPAAATPSFPTYGEPTLIPQHGGLPDNLQYSGRYACQYPKYYYP; encoded by the exons ATGCCTAGTCAAGTTAGTCAG GTCGATGCACATGGCCATATGACTGAACCTCAGCTTAGCATGAATCCATTGTCAGGAGGATATCCAAGCAGTCAAatttcaaatgttgcaagaccaCCCTATCCTTTTGGACTTTATTCCAATCATGAACCATCTTGTTATCCTAGAGATAATGCTGGTTCCAGTAGAACCTACGGTGACGTCGAAGTATATAGGAATCCTGTTTTGGGTAGCCAGTATAGGCCAAGTATGGCAGGGAACAGCAACATGGGTTTTCCTGGAAGACCTTATGTTGACTACCATGAGTCGCAACCTTTTAATTATAGTACATATGGAAGACCTTATGTTGAATACAGTGATTTCCAACCTGAGTTGCCTTCACCCGCCGCAGCCACAC CATCGTTTCCCACATATGGAGAACCGACATTAATACCTCAACATGGTGGATTACCTGATAACTTGCAGTATTCAGGGAGATATGCTTGTCAGTATCCAAAATACTACTACCCTTGA